A region of Lycium barbarum isolate Lr01 chromosome 3, ASM1917538v2, whole genome shotgun sequence DNA encodes the following proteins:
- the LOC132633550 gene encoding 1-phosphatidylinositol-3-phosphate 5-kinase FAB1B-like isoform X3, translating into MDKDYGSRKVHPNGEAVNEKSMSSLSSQNNFDPQASEEGQQIVKQDITDEFEASSSLYAAQDVNLEPVDFESNGILWLPPEPEDEEDEREGLLFDDDDDGDTVGEWGYLQTSSSFGSGEYRGRDRSNEEQKKVVTNVVDGHFRALVSQLMQVEKLVIGEEGDKESWLEIVTSLSWEAATLLKPDTSKGGGMDPGGYVKVKCIASGRRTDSAVVKGVVCKKNVAHRRMTSKIEKARILILEGALEYQRVSNHLSSFATLLQQEMDHLKMAVAKIDAHSPDVLLVEKSVSRYAQEYLLEKDISLVLNIKKPVLERIARCTGGQIVPSIDHLSSETVGYCDMFHVEKFLEEHGTAGQNGKKLVKTLMYFEDCPMPLGCTILLRGANGDELKKVKRVVQYSIFAAYHLALETSFLADEGASLPELPLNSPITVTLPDKTSTIDRSISTIPGFTIRGGEKTQGLISGSEQQRSNSAPPTDLVKAASICAQKIGVSEFPDLCTAQSTLSSFCKPSLDHESDRGILDMVEYSGAKASVSNDVQDAQGYKFLSTCSGPSQEVDQGMLSQNVQNDCNAMDVNRSHLQLDGKNVLDESASLKEECLPSPSDNQSILVSLSSRCVWKGTVCERSHLFRIKYYGNFDKPLGRFLRNHLFDQSYRCRSCDMPSEAHVQCYTHRQGTLTISVKKLLEILLPGEKEGKIWMWHRCLRCPRDNKGFPPATQRVVMSDAAWGLSFGKFLELSFSNHAAASRVASCGHSLHRDCLRFYGFGMMVACFRYASIDVHSVRLPPSKLDFNYVNQEWIQHEVNEVIFRAELLFAEVLNAIRLLVEKRSGRQLSINVPEARRQISDLEGMLQKEKAEFEESLQRILMKEVKKGQSVDILEINRLRRQLLFQSYVWDHRLVYADSLDDKSHWINRDVTSLEPEKPLVCSDKSTDLDNRADPSKWPNSSKSVSAILKAGENGDEGKRVSQNSHVVAVHQESVIGCDADCGIEKPPGLPVATKSFCVSHADESILQGRRALSKGQFPNMESLSDTLEAAWTGETTSVVGVLKGGTCKSSEPLLVDTLTTGSAEKVYIEDHGAEEQSGTKVSQSPPLLSSKGSENMEDVGSWLGMPFISFYRTLNKNFLPSAQKLDPLGGYNPVYISSFRETDAQTGARLLLPVGVNDTVIPVYDDEPTSIISYALVSHDYHAQVSDELEKSKDATLDSNSAIQSQDYGNLHSSQSVDEMVLESYRSLGSMDESILSLSVSRSSFDLDPASYTKTLHARVSFADDGSLGKVKYSVTCYYAKRFDALRRMCCPSEIDFIRSLSRCKKWGAQGGKSNVFFAKTLDDRFIIKQVTKTELESFMKFAPAYFKYISESLSTGSPTCLAKILGIYQVSSKHLKGGKESKMDVLVMENLLFGRNLTRLYDLKGSARSRYNPDTSGSNKVLLDQNLIEAMPTSPIFVGNKAKRLLERAVWNDTAFLALVDVMDYSLLVGIDEEKNELVLGIIDFMRQYTWDKHLETWVKASGILGGPKNASPTIISPKQYKKRFRKAMTTYFLMVPDQWSPPSGAPSKSQTDLCNENMQGG; encoded by the exons ATGGATAAGGACTATGGATCACGTAAAGTTCATCCTAATGGGGAAGCTGTTAATGAAAAAAGTATGAGCAGCTTGTCCTCGCAGAATAATTTTGATCCCCAAGCTTCTGAAGAAGGGCAGCAGATTGTAAAGCAGGATATTACTGATGAATTTGAAGCTTCATCATCCTTATATGCTGCGCAAGATGTTAACCTGGAACCTGTGGATTTTGAAAGCAATGGAATTCTGTGGCTCCCACCTGAACCagaagatgaagaagatgaaCGGGAAGGACTGCtgtttgatgatgatgatgatggagaTACTGTAGGAGAGTGGGGATATTTACAAACGTCAAGCAGTTTTGGAAGTGGTGAGTATAGAGGTAGGGACAGGTCAAATGAGGAGCAAAAGAAGGTAGTCACGAATGTTGTTGATGGCCACTTCAGGGCTTTAGTATCTCAGCTTATGCAGGTTGAAAAACTTGTCATTGGTGAGGAAGGTGACAAAGAGAGTTGGTTGGAGATAGTTACGTCCCTGTCGTGGGAAGCTGCCACACTTTTGAAGCCAGACACAAGCAAAGGTGGGGGAATGGACCCTGGGGGATATGTAAAGGTGAAGTGCATTGCCTCTGGGCGCCGTACTGACAG TGCTGTAGTGAAAGGAGTTGTCTGCAAGAAAAATGTGGCTCATCGGCGAATGACATCAAAAATAGAGAAGGCCCGCATATTAATCCTCGAAGGTGCTCTCGAGTACCAGCGCGTCTCTAACCACTTATCAAGTTTCGCTACATTGTTGCAGCAG GAAATGGATCATCTGAAGATGGCTGTTGCCAAAATTGATGCACACAGTCCAGATGTGCTTCTGGTGGAAAAATCTGTTTCTCGCTATGCGCAGGAGTACCTCTTGGAAAAAGACATATCACTTGTCTTAAATATCAAAAAGCCAGTTTTGGAGCGTATAGCTCGCTGCACTGGTGGTCAAATAGTTCCTTCAATAGATCATCTCTCATCTGAAACAGTGGGATACTGTGACATGTTTCATGTTGAGAAGTTTCTGGAAGAACATGGTACAGCTGGACAGAATGGAAAGAAGCTGGTAAAGACACTGATGTACTTTGAGGACTGTCCAATGCCACTGGGATGCACC ATATTACTCCGTGGTGCAAATGGAGATGAGTTAAAGAAAGTGAAGCGTGTGGTTCAATATTCTATTTTTGCGGCTTATCATTTGGCTTTAGAAACATCCTTTCTTGCTGATGAAGGAGCCTCTCTTCCTGAACTTCCTTTGAATTCTCCGATTACTGTTACACTTCCAGataaaacatcaacaatcgacAGATCCATCTCAACTATACCCGGTTTTACAATTCGTGGCGGTGAAAAAACACAAGGGCTGATATCTGGTAGTGAGCAGCAAAGGTCAAATAGTGCTCCGCCAACCGACCTGGTCAAGGCTGCCAGCATTTGTGCTCAGAAGATAGGTGTGTCAGAATTTCCTGACTTATGTACTGCTCAAAGCACACTGTCTTCCTTCTGTAAGCCCTCTCTTGATCATGAGTCTGACAGAGGTATTTTGGATATGGTGGAGTATTCTGGGGCAAAGGCATCAGTATCTAACGATGTCCAAGATGCCCAAGGATACAAGTTCCTTTCTACTTGTTCTGGTCCTTCACAGGAAGTTGATCAAGGTATGCTCTCACAGAATGTTCAAAATGATTGCAATGCTATGGATGTGAACCGAAGTCATTTGCAACTAGATGGGAAAAACGTTCTTGATGAATCGGCGTCTTTGAAGGAAGAGTGTCTTCCATCTCCATCTGACAATCAAAGCATTTTGGTTTCCTTGTCGTCCCGATGTGTTTGGAAAGGAACTGTCTGTGAAAGATCTCATCTCTTTCGGATTAAATACTATGGGAACTTTGATAAGCCATTGGGCCGTTTTCTACGAAACCATTTGTTTGATCAA AGTTACAGGTGCCGTTCATGTGATATGCCTTCAGAAGCTCATGTTCAGTGTTATACTCACCGACAGGGTACTCTAACTATTTCTGTTAAGAAGCTGCTGGAAATTCTTTTGCCTGGTGAAAAGGAAGGAAAAATATGGATGTGGCACAGGTGCCTTAGATGTCCACGCGATAATAAGGGCTTTCCTCCAGCAACTCAAAGAGTAGTGATGTCTGATGCTGCTTGGGGCTTGTCCTTTGGGAAGTTTCTGGAACTTAGTTTTTCAAACCATGCAGCTGCAAGTAGGGTGGCAAGCTGTGGTCATTCGTTACATAGAGACTGTCTTCGGTTTTACGG CTTCGGGATGATGGTTGCTTGCTTTCGCTATGCATCGATTGATGTTCACTCAGTACGGCTTCCTCCCTCAAAACTGGATTTCAACTATGTGAATCAGGAATGGATACAACATGAAGTGAATGAG GTCATTTTCCGAGCTGAACTTTTGTTCGCTGAGGTTCTTAATGCAATTCGGCTTTTGGTGGAGAAGAGATCTGGGAGACAGCTTAGCATTAATGTACCTGAAGCAAGACGCCAGATTTCTGATTTGGAAGGGATGTTGCAGAAGGAGAAAGCAGAATTTGAG GAATCCCTCCAGAGAATTCTCATGAAGGAAGTGAAAAAGGGGCAGTCTGTTGATATTTTGGAGATCAATCGATTGAGAAGACAGCTGCTTTTTCAATCTTATGTTTGGGACCACCGTCTAGTATATGCAGATAGTTTGGATGACAAGAGTCATTGGATTAATAGAGATGTTACCTCTTTGGAACCTGAGAAACCGTTGGTTTGTAGTGATAAGTCCACTGATCTAGATAATCGGGCTGATCCCAGCAAATGGCCGAATAGCTCCAAATCTGTTTCTGCAATTTTAAAGGCTGGTGAAAATGgggatgaaggaaaaagagttAGCCAAAACAGTCATGTGGTTGCTGTTCATCAAGAATCTGTAATTGGTTGTGATGCTGATTGTGGAATCGAAAAACCACCTGGTCTTCCTGTTGCAACAAAAAGTTTTTGCGTATCACATGCAGACGAATCCATATTACAGGGGCGTAGAGCACTATCCAAGGGGCAGTTCCCAAACATGGAGAGTTTGTCAGATACTCTTGAGGCAGCTTGGACTGGTGAAACAACTTCCGTTGTTGGAGTGCTGAAGGGTGGTACCTGCAAATCTTCTGAACCACTTCTGGTGGATACTTTGACAACTGGATCGGCAGAAAAAGTGTATATTGAAGACCATGGGGCGGAGGAACAGAGTGGGACTAAGGTGTCTCAGTCTCCTCCTCTATTATCCTCCAAAGGCTCCGAAAACATGGAAGACGTTGGGAGCTGGTTAGGTATGCCTTTTATTAGCTTCTACCGGACGCTGAACAAAAACTTTTTACCAAGTGCTCAGAAATTGGATCCACTTGGGGGATATAATCCAGTATACATTTCATCATTTCGAGAGACAGATGCCCAAACTGGAGCAAGATTACTCCTACCTGTTGGGGTTAATGATACTGTTATACCAGTGTATGATGATGAGCCCACTAGTATTATATCTTATGCACTAGTGTCTCATGATTATCATGCCCAAGTATCTGATGAGCTTGAGAAATCTAAGGATGCTACTTTGGACTCTAACTCTGCTATCCAGTCACAGGATTACGGTAATCTGCACTCCTCTCAATCAGTTGATGAAATGGTTTTAGAATCCTACAGAAGTCTTGGATCTATGGATGAGAGTATCTTGTCCTTGTCTGTTTCTCGCAGCTCTTTTGATTTGGATCCAGCATCATACACAAAGACACTGCATGCCAGAGTTTCTTTTGCAGATGATGGATCGCTAGGGAAAGTGAAGTACTCAGTGACTTGTTATTATGCAAAGCGCTTTGATGCCTTGAGGAGGATGTGTTGTCCATCAGAGATAGATTTCATAAGATCTCTTAGCCGCTGTAAGAAGTGGGGAGCCCAAGGAGGCAAGAGCAACGTTTTCTTTGCTAAAACCTTGGATGACCGATTTATTATCAAGCAAGTGACAAAGACAGAGCTGGAATCATTTATGAAATTTGCTCCTGCATATTTCAAATATATTTCTGAATCATTAAGCACGGGGAGTCCAACTTGCTTGGCAAAAATTCTGGGGATCTATCAG GTGTCGTCAAAGCATCTTAAAGGAGGGAAGGAATCTAAAATGGATGTGCTAGTTATGGAGAACCTTCTATTTGGGAGGAACCTGACGAGGCTTTATGACCTGAAAGGTTCTGCGAGGTCTCGTTACAATCCTGACACCAGTGGAAGCAACAAAGTCTTGCTGGATCAGAACTTGATTGAAGCGATGCCAACTTCACCTATTTTTGTTGGAAACAAAGCAAAAAGACTTTTGGAGCGAGCTGTATGGAATGACACTGCTTTTCTCGCT TTAGTTGATGTGATGGATTACTCACTATTGGTTGGGATTGATGAAGAGAAGAATGAACTTGTTCTTGGGATTATTGACTTCATGAGACAATATACGTGGGATAAGCACCTGGAGACTTGGGTTAAGGCCTCTGGGATCCTTGGTGGACCCAAAAATGCATCACCGACTATAATCTCACCTAAGCAGTACAAAAAGAGGTTCCGGAAGGCCATGACCACCTATTTTCTGATGGTCCCTGATCAGTGGTCACCACCATCTGGTGCTCCCAGTAAATCACAGACTGATTTATGCAACGAAAACATGCAAGGTGGCTGA